CGCCTTCCCAGGCGCCCATCAGCCATACCTTGGTCCACAGCCGTTCCCATTCGAGTTTCATGAACTCGGGCGACGTATAGCGCTCCTTGGGAATGAAATCGTTGCCCAGATCCGGGTCCGGCTCTTTCTGGGCGGGCGTTTTCGACGTCTGCGGGTCTGCGAACCGCTCGATCTTCCTGTAAACCGTCATCGCATGAATCCTTGCCGGCGAAGCCGGGTCTCCCGAAAGGAAGCGAGCATAGGAGGGCAAAAAAGGTCAGTCAAGACGGTTTCTTGTCCCAGGTCCCCGACTATCGCGGACTGACCCAGTCAACCGCGTTGGCAATGAGTCGACGGAAATGCTCGTTGGCGTATGCGGTGGGCCCGTCTCCGCATTGCAGGTAGACGATGCGGCTC
This genomic interval from Gemmatimonadota bacterium contains the following:
- a CDS encoding aromatic ring-hydroxylating dioxygenase subunit alpha — protein: MTVYRKIERFADPQTSKTPAQKEPDPDLGNDFIPKERYTSPEFMKLEWERLWTKVWLMGAWEG